aattatcattattgtTACTGCGTAAAcaacttgttttatttatatattctttTATACACCTTGCGGGACATATTTCTGGTCTATCATTATAATACGGTAATTTAAGAACAGGCTGAAAAGAATTAGGCTTTGACGTTTTTATTAAATCGGGTATTTTGATGATAATTTGATGTAAGTTTGACAGGTCTATATTTGAGATTTTAATCAATGAAAACGTTTGTACACGATGAGCAGTTACCAGCGCCAGTAAAGTCAGTGTTTTCTTGGAGAGATTTTCCAGGCTGAGGTCTTCATTAGGCCATTGTAGCGCTaaataatttaagacaacagctgGGTCCCAAGTAAGATCATATTTAGGTTTTGTAGGTCTCAGCCTGAAAACTCCCTTCATGAAACGACAgacatcattattatttaataaattatgacCTAATAGTAAAGACAAGGCAGACTTGTAAGAGTGTATTGTGTCATATTGTGCTCCACTTTCAAAAACTTCcgttaaaaaagcaatgttaATATGAACAGAGGAATTGTCGTAatcataattatgaatattacaatACCTAACCCATGCCCTGATACAACAGTCGTACTGTTTATATGTATTGTCTGAAAGTGAATTAAGCATTATgtcaattgatttataagatAATGATTTCTTAATTAACGCTTGCCGGACAACTTCACGGCAACTAACTGAAGACTCTGATGTAGGTTGTGGAGTATCCTGAAAGGAGAAATCAATAGATAAGGACTAGGTTCAAAGTACAACGATTCTGAAATCATTAGCTTTTTAAATAAGGGAAACCACGGCTGTGTAGGCCAATATGGTACTACAACTATACCCTCTGCCTTGTCATATACAATTTTTTGtagcatttttaaaattaacgcaAATGGTGGAAAagcgtaaaaataaatattctcccAACAAACCGTAAAGGCATCGACCGTCCATGCATCTGGATCATTTTTCCATGTGACATAAAAGGAACATTTTGCATTACATCTGCTTGCAAACAAATCAACTTCAGGAATCCCAAATGTTTGAACAATTTTTCCAAATGCATAGTCGGCCAATTCCCACTCAGTATCTTGAAACTTTTTCCGGGAAAGAAAATCTGCTTCACAGTTGTCGTTAGTGTTTATATAAGAcgcaaaaattattattttacgcttTTCACACCATTGCCACATCTCTTTTACAATTTTATGTAGGTGTGAATATTGTACACTTCCCATTTTATTAATACAAGAAATAGCCGTAA
The genomic region above belongs to Pectinophora gossypiella chromosome 4, ilPecGoss1.1, whole genome shotgun sequence and contains:
- the LOC126382397 gene encoding uncharacterized protein LOC126382397, whose product is MLNSLSDNTYKQYDCCIRAWVRYCNIHNYDYDNSSVHINIAFLTEVFESGAQYDTIHSYKSALSLLLGHNLLNNNDVCRFMKGVFRLRPTKPKYDLTWDPAVVLNYLALQWPNEDLSLENLSKKTLTLLALVTAHRVQTFSLIKISNIDLSNLHQIIIKIPDLIKTSKPNSFQPVLKLPYYNDRPEICPARCIKEYINKTSCLRSNNNDNLFISYRRPHSKISAQRLSHWVKDCLKNSGVDTSVFSAHSTRHASTSAAGKLGVSIETIKKTAGWSQSSLVFARFYNRNINVNNDDFARAVLSSI